From Asterias rubens chromosome 3, eAstRub1.3, whole genome shotgun sequence, the proteins below share one genomic window:
- the LOC117288120 gene encoding zinc finger protein 830-like: MASSSKKKVDLRDLMKKQRAGSKSTATKINSPLAKYNSIGQLVCVVCNAQVKSEILWPAHLQGKKHKENLALLKHGGTPDAVQQKQSIPSLHVKAQTTAKRKGDHDVTSTTTTTSVKKARESGQPSATKGLPAGFFDSEIKSSPSIDVSEKSGIKSGSKTAETSALPAAFSDFFSPESSATNTTPEIPSSQEVSSSKSSNEDAKERKPSTSAEAIPEGFFDDPVMDAKVRKVEVKNTMEEEWSKFQKEMVEQNQVSENLQEEDQEAAQVDRNIDEIDEQIHCFAKVEALRDKQDHIKSEMQVKKSQHQERGKEDQEDKDVIDSDEEAEFGEFLDWRSKGAWK; the protein is encoded by the exons GTACAACAGCATTGGTCAgcttgtttgtgttgtttgtaaCGCACAAGTGAAAAGTGAGATTCTCTGGCCCGCACACCTCCAAGGCAAAAAACACAAAGAG AATCTAGCCTTGCTTAAACATGGCGGTACGCCAGATGCAGTACAACAGAAACAGTCCATACCCAGCCTGCATGTCAAAGCACAAACAACAGCCAAGAGGAAAGGGGATCATGATGTAACATCAACAACGACGACAACATCTGTAAAGAAAGCAAGAGAAAGTGGACAGCCTAGTGCTACAAAGGG ACTGCCTGCTGGATTTTTTGACAGTGAGATCAAAAGCTCACCGTCCATCGATGTGTCCGAGAAATCAGGGATTAAATCTGGAAGCAAGACAGCAGAAACATCAGCACTTCCGGCAG CTTTTTCAGACTTCTTTAGTCCAGAATCATCAGCTACCAATACTACACCTGAAATACCTTCATCACAGGAAGTAAGCTCATCAAAATCATCCAATGAAGATGCTAAAGAAAG AAAGCCGTCCACATCTGCTGAAGCCATACCGGAGGGATTCTTTGATGATCCAGTAATGGATGCAAAG GTTCGCAAGGTGGAAGTGAAGAACACCATGGAAGAAGAATGGAGCAAGTTTCAAAAGGAAATGGTAGAGCAAAACCAG gtTTCTGAAAACCTACAAGAAGAGGATCAAGAGGCTGCCCAGGTGGACAGAAATATCGATGAGATCGATGAACAAAT ACACTGCTTCGCCAAGGTAGAGGCTCTCCGAGACAAGCAGGACCACATCAAATCTGAGATGCAAGTGAAGAAATCACAGCATCAAGAGAGAGGCAAGGAGGACCAGGAAGATAAGGATGTCATTGATAGCGATGAAGAAGCCGAGTTCGGAGAATTCTTAGACTGGAGGTCAAAAGGAGCATGGAAATGA
- the LOC117287925 gene encoding molybdenum cofactor sulfurase-like, translated as MEGYNKSIESVNKKEFSRLQGDTYLDHAGATVYAQSQLEALQRDLLENVYGNPHSPCASSRLSTDTIEQVRYRILQHFNTSSDHHSVIFTAGCTASLKLLAESFDWASKNSKKVQNQTSNSPTESQHSGASQLHPETASLNPINTNPPSGSLPSQNPACGRPGLFCYLMDNHTSVVGMREIARMKGADVQCVAYQDIQKVFKNSPDQTSKLPEPAKASDDAQNSSCLQDKQKSRNCLFAYPAQSNFSGAKYHLVDADFESLPFSSVGLDRWAVLLDAASLVGTSPLNLGQCKADFVSISFYKIFGFPTGIGALIVRNDAARLLHKTYFGGGTVQAYLARSQFHAPKQSISDRFEDGTLPFLDIIALKHGFDTLERLAGSMSTISDHTFCLARYVHHRLVSYQHSNSAAVAKLYCRGNFESSYDQGPIVNFNLLRSTGDYVGYAQVERLASLHGIHLRTGCFCNTGACQEHVGLKDEEIIVNFQAGHVCGDEMDLINGRPTGSVRISFGYMSTLADAETFLNFIAECFVEKAHRLIEAKSIVSPSERNFSTKFDVKQSNLEANSFKTKGVEEDLTAAVYQDATLSQVCETGLTQVQETSEPDSRYVVGLNGFEAEIRPPPGGKVLTNIYLYPVKSCSAFEVSEWEIGHSGLMYDRHWMVVNSNGVCLSLKREERLSLIKPSIDLKNKCLWLHYQGCSSISVPLDVSTEAGQTMSKNHAQSKVCADRVKTLDCGEAVAKWLSSALGKDCRLLQQHPDFERNCRLKGIAQCDAPSNQSLSLVNTAPFTLLCRPSAQALLSTIRERYSTIDTQPITNSLQHPIDSSEPIRANYPLRKDEGGWSNVCIEELIGRFRGNLVIDGWEAFDEDEWEKIQIGDHTFPVAGMCIRCQMVCVDPNTATRGKEPLLTLSSLRGKKIPFGTLLLHDETASVSSTLRVGDRVSIVQPPSAY; from the exons ATGGAAGGCTACAACAAAAGCATTGAAAGTGTCAATAAGAAAGAGTTCTCCAGGTTACAGG GGGACACCTACTTGGACCATGCCGGAGCAACAGTCTATGCACAAAGTCAACTAGAGGCATTACAACGGGATCTGTTGGAAAACGTCTATGGCAATCCGCACAGTCCATGTGCCAGCAGTCGTCTCAGTACAGATACTATTGAGCAGGTGCGCTATAG AATACTGCAGCATTTCAACACTTCATCAGACCACCACTCGGTCATCTTCACAGCGGGATGCACCGCGTCACTGAAGCTGCTTGCCGAAAGCTTTGACTGGGCTTCGAAAAATTCCAAAAAGGTGCAGAATCAAACTAGCAACTCCCCAACTGAGTCTCAGCATTCTGGTGCTTCACAACTTCATCCTGAGACGGCTTCTCTAAACCCTATTAATACAAACCCTCCCAGTGGTAGCTTACCCTCCCAAAACCCAGCCTGTGGAAGACCAGGACTTTTTTGTTACTTGATGGACAACCACACGTCTGTCGTCGGAATGCGGGAAATTGCCAGAATGAAAGGAGCTGATGTCCAGTGTGTTGCATATCAGGACATCCAGAAAGTTTTTAAGAACAGTCCTGATCAGACCTCGAAGCTTCCTGAACCTGCAAAAGCCAGCGACGATGCCCAGAATTCAAGCTGTTTGCAAGACAAACAGAAGTCTAGAAACTGCCTGTTTGCATATCCTGCCCAGTCAAATTTCTCTGGTGCTAAATATCACTTAGTCGATGCTGATTTTGAGAGTCTTCCgtttagctcagttggtctggACCGTTGGGCCGTCCTACTGGATGCTGCTTCACTCGTTGGCACCTCGCCACTCAATTTGGGACAGTGCAAGGCAGACTTTGTGTCCATCTCCTTCTACAAGATCTTTGGATTTCCAACTGGCATTGGTGCTTTGATCGTGAGGAACGATGCTGCGCGGCTGCTGCACAAGACGTACTTCGGCGGAGGGACTGTGCAAGCTTACCTTGCCAGGAGTCAGTTTCATGCCCCAAAGCAGAGCATTTCAGACAG ATTTGAAGATGGAACGCTACCTTTTCTTGACATTATTGCACTGAAGCATGGATTTGACACGTTAGAAAGACTTGCAG GAAGCATGAGTACCATTTCAGATCACACTTTCTGTCTGGCGAGGTACGTCCATCACAGGTTGGTATCTTACCAACACAGTAACAGTGCCGCTGTTGCCAAGCTTTACTGTCGCGGTAACTTTGAGAGTAGCTACGACCAGGGACCCATTGTCAACTTCAATCTGCTTAGGTCAACAGGAGATTATGTGGGGTATGCTCAG GTTGAGAGGCTCGCGTCATTGCATGGCATACATCTTCGTACTGGTTGCTTTTGTAACACCGGAGCTTGTCAGGAACACGTTGGCTTAAAGGATGaagaaataattgttaattttcAG GCGGGCCATGTATGCGGAGACGAAATGGACCTGATCAATGGCCGACCAACAGGCTCCGTACGAATCTCCTTCGGCTACATGTCCACCCTCGCCGATGCCGAAACATTCCTGAACTTCATTGCGGAATGCTTTGTTGAGAAAGCTCATCGATTAATAGAAGCAAAGAGCATAGTTTCTCCCTCGGAAAGGAACTTCTCAACAAAATTTGATGTGAAACAGTCAAATCTTGAGGCGAATTCCTTCAAGACCAAGGGCGTGGAGGAGGATCTGACAGCTGCTGTTTATCAAGATGCTACGTTAAGCCAAGTCTGCGAAACTGGCTTGACACAAGTGCAAGAAACTAGTGAACCAGACTCAAGATATGTTGTTGGCTTGAATGGCTTTGAAGCAGAGATCAGACCACCTCCTGGTGGCAAGGTGCTGACAAATATATACTTGTATCCCGTAAAGTCATGCAGTGCATTTGAG GTGAGTGAATGGGAGATAGGCCACAGTGGATTGATGTATGATAGACACTGGATGGTCGTCAATAGCAACGGAGTCTGTCTGAGTCTGAAACGAGAGGAGCGCCTTAGCCTCATCAAGCCCTCCATCGATCTCAAGAATAAGTGCCTTTGGCTTCATTATCAAG GTTGCTCCTCCATAAGTGTCCCTCTTGATGTTTCTACCGAGGCTGGTCAAACCATGTCAAAGAACCACGCTCAGAGTAAAGTGTGCGCAGACCG AGTTAAAACACTAGATTGTGGGGAGGCAGTGGCAAAGTGGTTGTCATCTGCTCTTGGGAAGGATTGTCGACTGCTCCAGCAGCATCCAGACTTTGAAAGAAACTGTCGGCTTAAAG gtattgCACAGTGTGATGCTCCCAGTAATCAGAGTCTGTCTTTAGTGAATACAGCCCCATTTACGCTGCTTTGCAGACCCAGTGCCCAAGCCCTCCTCAGTACCATCAGAGAGCGATACTCCACCATCGATACCCAGCCAATCACAAACTCCCTTCAGCACCCCATTGATTCATCAGAACCAATCAGGGCAAACTATCCGCTGAGGAAAGATGAAGGGGGATGGTCTAATGTCTGCATAGAGGAGCTGATTGGTCGGTTCCGTGGGAACCTTGTGATTGACGGCTGGGAGGCTTTCGATGAGGATGAATGGGAGAAGATACAAATTGGTGACCACACATTCCCA GTTGCTGGGATGTGTATTCGTTGTCAGATGGTATGCGTCGATCCGAATACAGCAACCAGAGGCAAAGAACCTCTGCTTACCCTCTCGTCACTCAGAGGGAAGaag ATCCCGTTTGGCACCCTCTTACTGCATGATGAAACGGCGTCTGTGAGTTCAACGCTCCGGGTTGGCGACAGAGTATCGATTGTACAACCCCCATCAGCTTACTGA
- the LOC117287927 gene encoding AP-3 complex subunit sigma-1-like, protein MIKAILVFNNHGKPRLSKFFTHYNEDMEQQIIRETFHLVSKRDDNVCNFLEGGTLIGGSDYKLVYRHYATLYFVFCVDSSESELGILDLIQVFVETLDKCFENVCELDLIFHVDKVHNILSELVMGGMVLETNMTEIMTRIEEQNKLEKQEAGLSAAPARAAAAVKNINLPNIPTPNINLPNLPSFK, encoded by the exons ATGATTAAAGCAATTTTAGTCTTCAACAATCATGGGAAGCCAAGGCTGTCAAAGTTCTTCACGCATTAT AATGAAGATATGGAGCAGCAGATTATCCGAGAAACATTCCATCTGGTTTCCAAGAGGGACGACAATGTGTGCAATTTTTTAGAAGGTGGAAC GTTAATAGGTGGATCTGATTACAAGCTGGTCTACAGACATTATGCCACTCTGTACTTTGTCTTCTGTGTTGACTCCTCCGAGAGTGAACTTGGCATCTTAGACTTAATACAG GTTTTCGTGGAAACATTGGACAAGTGCTTTGAGAATGTCTGTGAGCTGGATCTGATATTCCACGTGGACAAG GTTCACAACATCCTTTCTGAGCTAGTGATGGGTGGTATGGTTCTAGAGACAAATATGACGGAAATCATGACGAGGATAGAAGAACAGAATAAGCTAGAAAAACAAGAG gcggGATTATCAGCAGCGCCTGCCAGAGCAGCAGCAGCTGTCAAGAATATAAATCTTCCCAACATCCCAACGCCGAACATCAACTTGCCAAACCTGCCATCCTTCAAGTGA
- the LOC117288186 gene encoding sulfide:quinone oxidoreductase, mitochondrial-like, protein MAFCFESVTSLSRCLRFTTSLPRLQVSHARSIQSEPAELPLSPPSTSESMYNFVVVGGGSGGLALASNLSRKYGKGQVAVVEPSDEHFYQPLWTLVGGGQKKKEQSRKLMKDVMPGACDWIKDKAVKFDPENNSLTTAEGKTVQYNYLVVAMGMQLNFDKLKGLVEALEHDPQVCCNYSYHTVDKTFQAMQNFKSGNAIFTFPNTPVKCAGAPQKIMYLAEEYFRENDKRDGANVMYFSPLGAIFSAPKYAAVMSRICKERGIQVNLKHNLVEIKPDTREAVFANLNTDPNELITVPYAMLHVPPPMGPPDILKASPLAGPSGFLSVSKDTGQHTKYPNVFGIGDCTDFPTSKTAAAIAGQSGILLKTINAVVSGLTPYEKYNGYTSCPLVTGRQSCVLAEFDYTLEPLETFPVDQSVERRTAYHMKADLLPTMYWNGLLKGIWHGPGMFRKLLHLGFSK, encoded by the exons ATGGCTTTCTGCTTTGAGTCTGTGACCAGCCTTTCCCGATGTTTGAGGTTTACTACCTCGTTACCCCGGCTACAAGTCAGTCATGCGAGGAGTATACAAAGTGAGCCTGCAGAGTTACCCCTGTCGCCGCCCAGCACATCTGAGAGTATGTACAACTTTGTCGTAGTCGGCGGTGGTTCGGGTGGCCTTGCCCTAGCTAGCAATCTATCCCGCAAGTACGGCAAGGGGCAGGTTGCTGTCGTTGAACCAAGTGAT GAGCATTTTTATCAGCCTTTGTGGACACTTGTAGGAGGCGGTCAAAAGAAGAAAGAGCAATCTCGTAAACTCATGAAGGACGTGATGCCCGGAGCGTGTGATTGGATCAAGGACAAGGCAGTCAAATTTGACCCCGAGAACAACAGCCTGACAACAGCTGAGGGGAAGACAGTACAGTACAATTACCTAGTTGTGGCTATGGGAATGCAGCTGAACTTTGATAAG CTGAAGGGGCTAGTGGAGGCACTCGAGCACGACCCACAAGTGTGCTGCAATTATTCCTACCACACAGTTGACAAGACCTTTCAGGCAATGCAGAATTTCAAGAGCGGCAATGCCATATTCACGTTCCCCAACACCCCCGTCAAGTGTGCTGGTGCACCGCAGAAGATCATGTACTTGGCTGAAGAATATTTCAGGGAG AATGACAAGCGAGATGGTGCCAACGTCATGTACTTCTCACCGCTGGGAGCAATTTTCAGCGCTCCAAAGTACGCCGCTGTCATGAGCAGAATCTGCAAGGAGCGAGGGATCCAGGTCAACTTGAAGCACAATCTTGTGGAGATCAAGCCGGACACCAGGGAAGCCGTCTTTGCGAACTTGAACACCGATCCCAATGAGCTAATCACAGTACCT TATGCAATGCTGCATGTACCACCACCGATGGGACCCCCGGATATCCTGAAGGCCAGTCCCTTGGCCGGACCCTCTGGCTTCCTCAGTGTGAGCAAGGACACTGGGCAACATACTAAATACCCTAATGTCTTTGGTATCGGTGACTGTACGGACTTCCCAACATCCAAGACTGCGGCAGCTATCG CTGGACAATCAGGCATCCTGTTGAAGACCATTAATGCTGTGGTCAGTGGCCTTACTCCATATGAAAAG TACAATGGTTATACATCTTGTCCTCTTGTCACTGGACGACAATCTTGCGTCTTGGCCGAGTTTGACTACACCCTAGAGCCTTTGGAGACATTCCCAGTGGATCAGAGCGTAGAGAGAAGGACTGCCTACCACATGAAGGCTGATCTTTTGCCTACCATGTATTGGAACGGACTCCTAAA GGGAATTTGGCATGGACCTGGGATGTTCAGGAAGCTCCTACATTTAGGATTTTCAAAGTAA